CACGATGGTCCTGCCTCCTGCGGGCTGCGGCGCAATGGCACTGGAGGCGACGCCGGGCGCGGCGGTGGAAGTCGAATTGGTGGCCGGTGAAGTCATGGTTTCCATCATGGTTATCGCACGCTGCTCCGCGATGATTTTATCATTAACTCACCGGGGGATCGCCCATGCCATGCCCGGTCCGGAAAGTCCCTAATCTAGCACGTTTGCGTTCCAGATGATAAAGCTGGTGTCTCGCGGGGCTAGTGGCATGCGGTCGGGTAAATGACTACCAACAGTTCCCGTTGCCCGGCGACTCGTTCGGCGATAGAATTGGACTATCATTACAAGGCGGCATAACAAGGCAGCCTTACAATGTTGCCTAAGAAGGCGGCTGGCACGTCGGCTGTTGATTCCGCACGGCGCAGCGGATTTTCTATGGGGCAGGAGGACAAACGATGTCTGGTAAGTTGTCCCGGAGTTTGCTCGTTATTGTTTCCGCCATTCTATTGCTTTCTGTTTTTGGCGCAACGTCCCTGCGTGCCGCCGAGGGGTTGACGCCCAAATCGCGCATGGCCATCCTGCGCGGGCTGATCGCGGAATATTGCACGACGCGCGTGGCGCTGCCGCTGGGCGAAAAGGGCGTCGAGCTTTCCACCGCAGGCGAGATCGATCAGGAGAGTCTTACCCGAGAGATGGCGCAGAACGGTTCAGCCGCCCAGCAGAATCAATTGGTGCAGATTACCGCCATCGCCTTCCGCGACAAAGAAATCCTCTTCGAGATCAACGGCGGCGGCAAGAAGAAAACCAAGTGGACCGACCGTATCGAAGTGGGCATGGGATCGAACACCACGCCGCTCAGCCGGCAGGACGGCAAGAAGGCTGTCGGGTCGTATATCACAATTGATTTTAATGGAAAGCTCCCCGACCTGACCGTGGACGAGCTGAAGGCCATGCTCAACACGGTGCTCGACTTCACTCCCGTCAATCCCATGCAGTCGATGAACGTTGTGGTGCCGGAGGAATTCAAGGAAGCCGTGGAGGCAAAGAAGGCCGAGGTAGGCATGTCCATGGACGTAGTTCGATTGTCCATGGGGCCACCCGATCAAAAGGTGCGTGAGACCAAGGACGGCGTCGAGCAGGAAGACTGGATCTACGGCAAGCCGCCGCTTAGGATGATCTTTGTAACCTTTGAAGATGATGTGGTGGTGAAAGTGGAGGAGATGCAGGGCGGCGTGCATGGCAGCATACAGGACTACCCGAAACAGCCGCCGCGTTAGCGCCGTGTAGCGGCGCGATGGCCTTGCCGATTCACTGGCGCATTAACCAAGGACCATCAGCCAAGGACCAGCAGCGAATGCACATTCTCATTGAATACTGCTCGAAGTGAAACTACGAACCTACAGCCGTCAGTTTGACGCAGAAAATCCTGGTGGAGTTCAAGCAGCGCATCTCGCAGCTCGAGCTGAAACCCTTCAGCGACGGGCGCTTCGAAGTATTCGTCAACTCGCAGAAAATTTTCTCGAAGCTCGCCGAGCATCGCTTCCCGGAAGCGAGCGACATCATCGCCGAGTTGAAGACTCACAAGTAATCATGTCCACTCTGCCGCTGCGTCGCTTCCTGCTGTGGCTGGCGTGCTGCACCGCGCTTATCACTGGTGGGGTCGCCAACCTCACCGCTGCTCCCATCGAGGTTCCCCCGCCAGTCCTCTCCGGGTTTGAATTACTTCGCAATGGCCATTACTCGAAAGCGCTGGAGGCGGCCCGCCATCTCGCAGGCGAATTCCCCGCGCACCCGCTGCCGCCACTGCTGGAGGCCCAGGCTCACTTCGATCTCATCTTCTGCCAGACCGGGCACATCAATGCAAAAGAACTCTGGCATTTCTCCGAAACTCCCGACAGCCCTCTGAATCAACCGTTCGCGCGCGCCGTGGACAAGGTGTTCGAGCTCAGCGCGCAAATGAAACGGAGTCCGGAGACTTCCGCTGAGGCGCTCTTCTATGAGGGGACCGCGCACGGTTTCCGCGCGAGATTGCATACGCTACGCGAGCAGATGTTGCCCTCGGGCCGGGAGGGTAAGCAGATGCGCGAGGCGCTGCTCAAGGCCGTCGCGCTCGATCCGACGCTGGCTCACGATGCCGGCGTTGGCCTCGGCATTTATGACTACTACGCCGACTCGCTCTCGCCGCTCATCAAGTTTTTCAGGTTTTTCTTGTTCATCCCCGGCGGCAACATGGAACGCGGTATCGCGCAGCTCCACGCCGCGGCGGATACCGGCAATCTGTTCAGTCCGGAAGCGCGCTGGGAGCTGGCGCGAATCATCGGCGTCCGGGAGGGGCGCCACGAGGAGGCCGTTAAGCTGCTGGTCCCGCTCGTTCACGCCTATCCCGACAACGCGCTATTCGCGCTGCTCACCGCGCTCGAAGCGGAAGCCATGGGTAATTTGGAGATGGCCCGTGAATACGCACAGCGCGCCTTGGAGGCCTCGGCGCGCATGGACGTCGCCTGCCGACCCAAGCTTGAACCCGCCGCGCTGCAGGCCCTGGATCGCATAATGGCCGCCGCATCCGAGCCGCGCCAGTAGTGGAGCGGACAACATCCCTAGCGAAAGCTTTGCTCAGTTTTACTACGACTCTGACGACGGTCTATAGATACTTCTTGTTCAAGGGCACGATGGTAACGGGCGACCCGACCCAATTGTTGAGCCGCGCTGCGATCAAGTCTTTAAGCTTTTCAAGTTCCGGCGTGTCCACGATGCAGGATGGCATGAACCACCGTGTCTTTCTCGAAGTAATGTGAATGCGAAATGCGCCAGCCTCGGGCTCATCACAAAAAATATCGACACTGAGAGAAACCGCTCCATCACGGAACCAAATAAACCATCCCCAATCTTCCTGGTCGGCTTCAACTTTTGAGTAGGTGGAACGGATCGATGGAAGCAGTTGGTCCGAGACTACATCGCCTCCATAGCAACATTCGTTTATGTAAGCATCTTCATCCTGAACTTTCACCAGCTTAAGAAATGAGATTTCGTAAGGCATGGCCGCCTCCATTCGTTTCTGGAAACGTTTGCGGATGTCAGACCACAACGCTAGAAGAATAGGTATTTGCGCCAACGGGAATCGGTGTTCGCCATCAGGCGCATCAGGTGACGATTGGTGTGCAGATTGTAGGGGCGCGGCTGTTTGAGCAGCTTCATGTGGGCCTGCTCGGGCGTGCGATTGCCTTTGTAATTGTTGCAGAGGTAGCAGCAGGCCACCAGATTTTCCCACGTTGACTTGCCGCTGCGTGAGCGCGGCAGCACATGGTCCAGCGTCAGCGCGGAGGCGGGCAGTGTCTCGGCGCAGTACTGGCAGGTATAGCGGTCGCGGATGAGAATGTTTTTGCGGGACAGCACGCGCGACTGATAGGGAATGCGGTGATACTCAATCAGCCGGATCACAGAAGGCACGCGCAGTGAGCGCGAGGTGGCGCGAATCACGTCGAGGGAAACTTCCTCCGCCATCGCCGCGCCTTTCAGGATCAGCACAATGGCCCGGCGCGCGCCGCAGACATTTACCGGCTCATACGTTGCGTTCAGGACCAGCACGGGTGCTTGTAGCATCGCGACTTTATCCTTGTAGGCCTCGTTGGATTTCTCGCCGTTACTCGTATAGGCGTCCATTGCCGTTCGTGCCGTGGCGCGCATTCGGCAATTATTTCAGCGGACCAGCCTCAGGCCGATTATACAATATCTCTTGCGCCGGGCCGCGCGCGGGCCAGCGTGAGCGCCCGTACCTGCGCCGCGCCCGCTTCACGCAACGCCGCCGCGCAGGCGTCGAGTGTCGCGCCCGTCGTCAGCACATCATCAATCAACAGTATCGACGCACCTTTCACGCGCCCTGGTTCGGGCACCGCAAATGCGCCGCGGACATTCTTCCTGCGCTCGGCTCCGCGCAGTCCCGTCTGCGGAGGGGTGTCGCGCATGCGCACGCAA
This region of Acidobacteriota bacterium genomic DNA includes:
- a CDS encoding SelT/SelW/SelH family protein — translated: MTQKILVEFKQRISQLELKPFSDGRFEVFVNSQKIFSKLAEHRFPEASDIIAELKTHK
- a CDS encoding HNH endonuclease: MRATARTAMDAYTSNGEKSNEAYKDKVAMLQAPVLVLNATYEPVNVCGARRAIVLILKGAAMAEEVSLDVIRATSRSLRVPSVIRLIEYHRIPYQSRVLSRKNILIRDRYTCQYCAETLPASALTLDHVLPRSRSGKSTWENLVACCYLCNNYKGNRTPEQAHMKLLKQPRPYNLHTNRHLMRLMANTDSRWRKYLFF